One Osmerus mordax isolate fOsmMor3 chromosome 25, fOsmMor3.pri, whole genome shotgun sequence DNA window includes the following coding sequences:
- the LOC136933736 gene encoding neurofilament heavy polypeptide-like, whose translation MTSVESDASDSALLYLIYQHLKENGYQKAAKGLKKHVAQSESPEEFLSLHDIYSAWTKISALGQVAKQEAEVDSTTLKKGIKADPSPTTEEDNLCLQQTKEEELDAKPVTDLLPPPAEQPGATDTPLKTAPPEEEEEDEEEEEEEEEVKEEGEKAATQDTEADKTETGPALATTPDKPAHNSDGDSESESEEELPLTQASAVTPAVPSPASTAPASKPAPNSDSESESESEEDIPPPQKTPAKAPPPASAPTQKESSSDSSEDEAPPKKTPATPILAKAQLKAPASAKKASSSSDESEEDEPVKNPESTSEPPKVATETAASETPVSDTQAPPPAGQEEDAEEEDSPEETEEAALAPPTPEEPKDDDAEAPPPEAPVQEEEESQSGETVLAGNLKAEDQIVTSTTPEDKNDTPAAPTAAAAAVSEVEEEVAPPSDPDMPPATPGAGGKKKRSRDDADTPGKKGKKKRKKKVEVEEEVEEEQSAPLEGSEETEVQLDTKEPADEPEDGEGETEEAAPAGRTILLLSSNAIKRRRRNKKNKKTKKGEEEVQEEAAEEKEEEESVQTKVTPKQSKKAKKRQRESVAIEEPPAKEPPPPQTPEDQEETPKKKKKKNAEKEKKNTVKQTPAPVLEKKNKKKKNKKKLLVEPVEEETPEEVISTPALQEKKKKKKKKTAVAAKAEKENKQEVTSPVQEQSITPEKAKKKKKNKQKQEKAAPVAPPAPPAGKKKTKKAIVW comes from the exons ATGACTTCAGTGGAATCGGATGCGTCCGATAGTGCCTTGCTTTACCTAATTTATCAGCATTTAAAGGAGAACGGTTATCAGAAAGCTGCAAAAGGACTGAAGAAGCATGTTGCTCAG TCGGAGAGCCCAGAAGAGTTCCTCTCTCTACACGATATCTACTCAGCCTGGACCAA gatcTCAGCACTAGGCCAGGTAGCTAAGCAAGAGGCCGAGGTGGACTCCACCACGCTGAAGAAGGGCATCAAGGccgacccctcccccaccacagaagaagacaacCTGTGTCTGCAGCAGACCAAAGAAGAAGAGTTAGATGCCAAACCAGTTACAG atctcctgcccccccctgctGAGCAGCCCGGCGCCACTGACACCCCCCTGAAGACAGCACccccagaggaggaagaggaggatgaggaggaagaagaagaagaagaggaggtgaaggaggagggggag AAAGCAGCCACTCAGGACACAGAAGCAGACAAGACAGAGACTGGCCCCGCCCTCGCCACTACCCCTGACAAACCAGCACATAATTCCGATGGAGACAGCGAAtcagagagcgaggaggagctTCCGCTAACCCAG GCGTCAGCTGTGACCCCAGCTGTCCCCAGCCCAGCATCCACTGCCCCAGCCTCTAAACCTGCCCCGAATTCAGACAGTGAGAGTGAGTCAGAGAGTGAAGAAGACATTCCTCCACCACAG AAAACACCAGCCAAAGCGCCCCCACCTGCCTCAGCTCCCACCCAGAAGGAGAGCAGCTCAGACTCCTCTGAGGACGAGGCCCCCCCCAAGAAGACCCCGGCCACCCCCATCCTGGCCAAGGCTCAGCTCAAGGCCCCTGCTTCAGCCAAGAAGGCCTCCAGCTCCAGTGACGAGAGTGAGGAGGACGAACCAGTCAAG AACCCAGAGTCAACCTCAGAACCCCCCAAGGTCGCCACAGAAACCGCTGCCTCTGAGACACCTGTCAGCGAcacccaggcccctccccctgcaggccaggaggaagacgcagaggaagaggacagtCCAGAAGAG ACGGAAGAAGCTGCTCTGGCCCCACCCACACCAGAGGAACCCAAGGATGATGATGctgaagcccctcccccagagG ctcctgtacaggaagaggaggagtctcAG AGTGGAGAGACTGTATTAGCTGGCAACCTAAAGGCCGAGGATCAGATAGTGACATCGACCACTCCAGAGGACAAGAACGACACACCTGCCGCccccacag ctgctgctgctgctgtctcagaagtagaggaggaggtagcCCCGCCCTCTGACCCCGACATGCCCCCAGCCACGCCCGGCGCgggggggaagaagaagaggagcagagatgATGCTGACACCCCGGGCAAGAAGggcaagaagaagagaaagaagaaggtggaggtggaggaggaggtggaggaggaacaatCAGCTCCTCTAGAGGGCAGTGAAGAGACAGAGGTCCAGCTGGACACCAAGGAGCCAGCAGATGAACCAGAAG ATGGCGAAGGCGAGACTGAGGAGGCTGCCCCTGCTGGCCGGACcatcctgctgctctcctccaacgctataaagaggaggaggaggaacaaaaagaacaagaagacaaagaagggagaggaggaggtgcaggaggaggctgcagaagaaaaggaggaagaggagagcgttCAGACGAAGGTCACCCCAAAACAGAGCAAGAAAGCCaagaagaggcagagggagtcTGTTGCCATTGAGGAGCCCCCCGCAAaggaacccccacccccccagaccccggaggaccaggaagagacccccaagaagaagaaaaagaagaacgcagagaaagagaagaagaacacTGTGAAACAAACCCCGGCCCCTGTCCTagagaagaaaaacaagaagaagaagaacaagaagaagCTTCTTGTGGAGCCGGTGGAAGAGGAAACGCCAGAGGAGGTCATCTCTACTCCAGCTCttcaagagaagaagaagaaaaagaagaagaagacggcGGTGGCGGCTAAAGCTGAAAAAGAAAATAagcaggaagtgacctcaccTGTCCAAGAACAGAGCATCACACCAGAGAAAGCCAAGAAGAAGA AGAAGAACAAACAGAAGCAGGAGAAGGCGGCTCCTGTTGCTCCtccagcgccccctgctgggaaG AAGAAGACCAAGAAGGCCATCGTGTGGTGA
- the ndufa2 gene encoding NADH dehydrogenase [ubiquinone] 1 alpha subcomplex subunit 2 gives MAAAVVRGIGSNLAKNLREIRLHLCQTSPASQGARDFVEQHYVALKSANPGFPILIRECSGVQPKLWARYDFGKETSVGLDNMTVDQVASVLQTVVKV, from the exons ATGGCTGCTGCGGTGGTACGGGGTATCGGCTCTAACCTTGCCAAAAACCTTCGCGAAATTCGTCTGCATTTGTGCCAGACTTCACCTGCAAGTCAAGGAGCTCG GGACTTCGTGGAGCAGCACTATGTAGCCCTGAAATCAGCGAACCCCGGTTTTCCCATCCTCATCCGAGAATGCTCCGGAGTCCAGCCCAAACTTTGGGCCAGATACG ACTTCGGGAAAGAGACCAGTGTGGGGTTGGATAATATGACGGTGGACCAGGTTGCTTCAGTGCTGCAGACCGTTGTCAAGGTGTAG
- the ik gene encoding protein Red, giving the protein MPERETEAYSNPLAPDNHEVEDHRSAMQSKLTNDDFRKLLMTPRSAPSSAPPSKSRHHEMPRDYNEDEDPAARRRKKKSYYAKLRQQEIERERELAEKYRDRARERRDGVNKDYEETELISTTANYRAVGPTAEADHSAAEKRRQLIQESKFLGGDMEHTHLVKGLDFALLQKVRAEITSKEKEEEDLIEKVQKEVKREVEPEEKIEFKTRMGRNIYRILFKGRQTERNELFLPGRMAYVVDLEDEYADTDIPTTLIRSKADCPTMEAQTTLTTNDIVISKLTQILSYLRQGTRNKKMKRKEKGKLDEKKAPEADISIFEDIGDYIPSTSKAVRDKEKDRHRERERERDRERERERDRERDREEEKRRHSYFEKPRADDETLEIEPAPVSIKDQIKLINEKFAGTTAQWQAEETAGSRREEKQHLGDFFGMSNSYAECYPATMDDLAVDSDEEVDYTKMDQGNKKGPLGRWDFDTQEEYSDYMNNKEALPKAAFQYGIKMSEGRKTRRFKETNEKAELDRQWKKISAIIEKRKKMEADGVSVKRPKY; this is encoded by the exons ATGCCAGAACGAGAAa CCGAAGCCTACTCCAACCCCCTAGCCCCCGACAACCATGAGGTGGAGGACCACCGCTCCGCGATGCA GTCCAAGCTGACCAATGACGACTTCCGTAAGCTGTTGATGACCCCTCGCTCCGCGCCGTCCTCGGCACCACCCTCCAAGTCCAGACACCATGA AATGCCACGGGACTACAATGAGGATGAGGATCCAGCTGCTcgcaggaggaagaagaaaag ctacTATGCCAAGCTGCGGCAGCAGGAGATTGAACGGGAGCGCGAGCTGGCGGAGAAGTACCGCGACCGTGCCCGCGAGCGCCGCGACGGCGTCAACAAGGACTACGAGGAGACGGAGCTGATCAGCACCACGGCAAACTACCGAGCCGTGGGCCCCACAGCCGAGGCCGACCACTCGGCTGCAGAGAAGAGGCGCCAACTCATCCAGGAGTCCAAGTTCTTGGGAGGTGACATGGAGCACACTCACTTGGTGAAGGGGCTGGATTTTGCCCTGCTGCAGAAG gtgcgAGCTGAGATCACCAgcaaggagaaggaagaggaggacttgATCGAGAAAGTCCAGAAAGAAGTCAA gagagaggtggagccgGAGGAAAAGATTGAGTTCAAGACTCGTATGG GAAGGAACATCTACCGTATCCTGTTCAAGGGGCGCCAGACGGAGCGTAACGAGCTCTTCCTGCCCGGCCGCATGGCCTACGTGGTCGACCTGGAGGACGAGTACGCGGACACTGACATCCCCACCACGCTCATCCGCAGCAAGGCTGACTGTCCTACCATggag gcccagaccaccctcaccaccaatGACATTGTGATCAGCAAGCTGACCCAGATCCTGTCCTACCTGCGCCAGGGAACACGCAACaagaagatgaagaggaaggagaagg gtaagCTGGATGAGAAGAAGGCTCCGGAAGCAGACATCAG CATCTTCGAGGACATCGGCGACTACATCCCCTCCACGTCCAAGGCTGTGAGGGACAAGGAGAAGGACCGCCaccgggagagggagcgagagagggaccgggagagggagcgagagagggaccgggagagggaccgggaggaggagaagaggcgaCACAGCTACTTTGAGAAGCCCAGGGCTGACGACGAG accCTGGAGATCGAGCCAG CCCCAGTGTCTATCAAGGACCAGATCAAGCTGATCAATGAGAAGTTTGCTGGAACCACTGCCCAATGGCAGGCCGAGGAG ACTGCAGGTAGTCGTCGTGAGGAGAAACAGCACCTGGGAGATTTCTTTGGGATGTCCAACAGCTACGCAGAGTGTTACCCTGCAAC catgGATGACCTGGCAGTGGACAGTGACGAGGAAGTGGACTACACCAAAATGGACCAG GGTAACAAGAAGGGTCCTCTCGGGCGCTGGGACTTTGATACTCAGGAGGAGTACAGCGACTACATGAACAACAAGGAGGCCCTGCCcaa agcggCGTTCCAGTACGGCATTAAAATGTCAGAGGGGAGAAAGACGCGGCGCTTCAAAGAGACCAATGAGAAAGCAGAGCTGGACCGCCAGTGGAAGAAGATCAGCGCA ATCatcgagaagaggaagaagatggaGGCTGACGG GGTCAGTGTGAAGAGGCCCAAGTACTGA
- the arsib gene encoding arylsulfatase I, with protein MQAASTLCLFSLLSIGYPSLDPFQPNLLDRDENTQDDDDAFEPRRPPHIIFILTDDQGYNDVGYHNPDIHTPTLDRLAAEGVKLENYYVQPICTPSRSQLLTGRYQIHTGLQHSIIRPRQPSCLPRELLTLPQRLLDRGYATHMVGKWHLGFYRRSCLPTQKGFQSFFGSLTGSVDYYSYGSCDGPGLCGYDLHEDEHVSRGYAGRYSTHLFTQRARAILSSHNASLQPLFLFLSLQAVHTPLHPPKSYIYPYRRMGNIARRKYAAMVTTVDESVRKVTYALRKYGFYRNSVLIFSTDNGAQPFTGGSNWPLRGRKGTYWEGGVRAVGFVHSPLLRHRRRTSRALLHISDWYPTLVGLAGGNVTEAEGLDGYDVWPTISEGKESPRLEILHNINPLHRRAGQGTGRRPAGNTSRKSPGLAKASKKSSRRAAGLRKASGKKAPSTTPSTSWGTSRKGSSRASRKVHKQDKAFSGKDSRKVPGPTKAYMEKGSSSRQGPRRGSRTQVPSPGPGGPVQEGLAVFDTSVQAAIRVGDWKLLTGDPGHGDWVPPQVLATLSGTWWNLERNIEGIDKSVWLFNITADPYERHDLANQRPDVVRQLLSRLAFYNRTAVPVRFPDDDPRANPDLHGGAWVPWVGEEEEEGGGKVSKKGRNKTKRKKCKLCKLKSFFNKLNTRMMSNRIDR; from the exons ATGCAAGCCGCGAGCACCCTGTGCCTCTTCAGCCTTCTCAGCATCGGTTACCCGTCGTTAGACCCGTTCCAACCCAATTTGCTGGACCGGGACGAGAACACACAAGACGACGACGACGCCTTTGAACCGAGGCGGCCTCCACACATCATCTTCATCCTTACGGACGATCAAGGCTACAATGACGTTGGGTACCACAACCCGGACATCCATACGCCGACGTTGGACCGGCTAGCCGCGGAGGGGGTGAAGCTGGAGAACTATTACGTGCAACCGATCTGCACGCCCTCCCGGAGCCAGCTCCTTACCGGCAG GTACCAGATCCACACAGGCTTGCAGCACTCCATCATCCGTCCCCGCCAGCCCAGCTGTCTGCCCAGGGAGCTGCTCACCCTCCCCCAGCGCCTGCTGGACCGCGGCTACGCCACCCACATGGTGGGGAAGTGGCACCTGGGCTTCTACAG gcgTTCCTGTCTTCCTACCCAGAAAGGGTTCCAGAGCTTCTTCGGCTCGCTGACAGGAAGTGTGGACTACTACTCCTACGGGTCATGTGACGGCCCCGGTCTCTGCGGTTACGACCTTCACGAGGACGAGCACGTTTCCCGCGGTTACGCCGGCCGCTACTCCACCCACCTGTTCACCCAGCGGGCCCGCGCCATCCTATCCTCCCACAATGCCTCGCTCCAGCCCCTTTTCCTGTTCCTGTCGCTGCAGGCAGTACACacgcccctgcacccccccaaaTCCTACATCTACCCCTACCGCCGCATGGGCAACATAGCAAGACGCAAGTACGCCGCCATGGTAACCACGGTGGACGAGTCGGTGCGCAAGGTCACCTACGCCCTCAGGAAGTACGGGTTTTACCGGAACAGTGTGCTCATCTTCTCCACGGATAACGGGGCTCAACCCTTCACGGGGGGCAGCAACTGGCCCCTACGTGGGCGGAAGGGAACctattgggaggggggggtgagggcggTGGGTTTCGTCCACAGCCCCCTCCTCAGACACAGGCGTAGGACCTCCAGAGCCCTGCTCCACATCTCCGACTGGTACCCCACCCTCGTGGGCCTGGCTGGGGGAAATGTGACTGAGGCGGAGGGGCTGGATGGCTACGACGTGTGGCCCACCATCAGCGAGGGGAAGGAGTCCCCACGCCTGGAGATCCTCCATAACATCAATCCCCTGCACAGGCGGGCCGGGCAGGGAACGGGGCGCAGGCCGGCGGGGAACACCTCCAGGAAAAGCCCCGGTCTCGCCAAGGCCTCCAAGAAGAGTTCCAGGAGAGCAGCAGGCCTCCGTAAGGCCTCTGGGAAGAAAGCCCCCAGTACAACCCCATCCACCTCTTGGGGTACTTCCAGGAAAGGCTCAAGCCGGGCCTCCAGAAAAGTCCACAAGCAAGACAAGGCATTTTCAGGGAAGGATTCCAGGAAAGTTCCTGGTCCCACTAAGGCCTACATGGAAAAGGGCTCCAGCTCCAGACAAGGGCCCAGGCGCGGCTCCCGGACCCAGGtccccagccctggtcctgggGGGCCGGTCCAGGAAGGCCTGGCTGTGTTCGACACCTCGGTGCAGGCAGCCATCAGGGTGGGAGACTGGAAGCTGCTGACAGGAGACCCTGGACATGGAGACTGGGTTCCACCCCAGGTTCTAGCCACACTCTCAGGAACCTGGTGGAACCTGGAGAGGAACATCGAGGGAATCGACAAGAGCGTCTGGCTCTTCAACATCACGGCGGACCCCTACGAACGCCACGACCTGGCAAATCAGAGGCCGGATGTGGTCCGACAGCTCCTGTCTCGTCTGGCGTTCTACAACCGCACGGCGGTGCCCGTTCGCTTCCCCGACGACGACCCCCGCGCGAACCCTGACCTCCACGGAGGGGCCTGGGTTCcctgggtgggagaggaggaggaagaggggggggggaaggtctCCAAGAAAGGCAGGAATAAGACAAAGAGGAAGAAGTGTAAACTTTGTAAACTGAAGTCCTTTTTTAACAAGCTCAACACACGCATGATGTCTAACAGGATAGACAGATga